In the genome of Anabrus simplex isolate iqAnaSimp1 chromosome 7, ASM4041472v1, whole genome shotgun sequence, the window GTCATTTCCTGTGTTTTTTAACTAAGACAGGAACTGTACTGGTACTTTTATCTTATAGTTGAAAACCATCCCCATGCTGATGAAAATTTCATAGATTGTGCCTTTCTTCAGAAAAACTAAATGTTTTGAATATGTCTTTACAAGGGAATGATGCACACATTCTTCAGTTGTCAAAAGCAAGTTGCTACTTTGGAAGAGGATTGTTGAAGATGGGAATATTGGTGACTGCTTTTCTACACTAAACAACTTGTTAGAAGAAACAGGAGAAGAGCTAAATGAAGAAATCAGATCTGTGTTTGTGGAGTACTGGAAACAACTTCATGTCCACTTTGAAAAGTACTTTCCACAGGACACACAGCACAACTGGATCAGGATTCTATTCAATGCCGACCTTCACCAAATTTCACCATTGCAGAAGGGGAACAGCTTATTGGTCTTTCTTCAGACAGCACATTTAAGACTTGCTTTTATTGGCAGCATTGCCTGAATTTTGGCCTCCTTGAAGAATGagtatcgccgggctgagtggctcagacggttgaggtggtggcTTTCTGGccctaacttgacaggtttgatcctggtgcAGTccaatggcatttgaaggtgctcaaatatgtcaacctcgttggtagatttactggcacgtaaaaaaaaaaaagctcctgtgggactgaattccagcacctcgtcttcttcgaaaaccataaaagtagttagtgggacataaagcaaataagattattattattattattattattattattactactactactacatagcctccgtggctcaggtggcagcacgccggcctctcaccactgggttctgtgattcaaatcccggtcactccatgagagatttgtgctggacaaagcggaggtgggaacaggtttttctccgggtactccacagtgtcccctgtcatctttcattcccgcaacactctccaatataatatcatttcatctgtcagtcattaatcattgtcccagaggagtgcgacaggcttcggcagcctgcacaattcatatcctcccgctggatgggggcttcattcattctattcctgacccggtcaaatgactggaaacaggttgtggatttttttCATCTGGAGTTAAGTAAGAAGGCCTTATGAGTCCTGCTTCCTTTTGCAACTTCCTATCTGTGTGAAACCGGATTTTCAGCCATGGCTATGATCAAGTCAAGAATAAATCTCCAAAGAGATGGATCGTGCCATTTCAAAATATGTGCCGAGATTCAGTAAATAGTTTTAATTCCAAATAAGCTTGTACATCCCATTGACTTTTGCTGAACATTGAAATATgccagttttaattttttttctctctgccTGTATTTCTCACATTTAACATGAATAATTTACTTATCACACTGAATTGACACTGGTTAATAACATTAAAAAGGTTTACGTCATCTGTATTAATGACATATTTCTATTTATGATtattaaataaaacatattttaccATAATGATAGTCCCTTTTTTAGGTACATATGTATTTTTTGTTGACATATTTCACTTTTGACAGGGGTGGCACATAGAGATTTTGGCAGTTGAGGGGAGCCCTGATGCAGAAGTTTGAAAACCCCTTTTGCAAGGTATTTTTTTAGGTGTGGAAGGACTAATGTTTAAATACTGTTCTGTTGTAGATGATCCGGATGCAGCATTAACAGCTGAAAATACAGATGATTCAAACCAAGGAGGCAGTGACAAACCTAGCTTTCCTTTGCGAGAACAGGATCGCTTTTTACCTATAGCCAATATAGCAAAAATAATGAAGAGAGGAATACCTGAACCTGGAAAAATAGCTAAAGATGCTCGAGAATGTGTTCAAGAATGTGTATCTGAATTCATCAGTTTTATTACGAGTGAAGCAAGTGACCGGTGTCATATGGAAAAGAGAAAAACCATAAATGGTGAAGATATTCTGTTTGCAATGACTAATCTTGGCTTTGACAACTATGTGGAGCCGTTAAAGCTTTACCTTCAGAAATATCGAGAAGTAAGTCCTTTGTGTAATGGTAGATGGTAATCTTGTACTGATTTCGATTTGATGTCCTTTATTTTAAACTGCTTTTATAGGTAGATTCTCTGATTATTTTGGTttttacaaagtacagtatacaaAGAATCATAGGAAATAATGAAATTTAAGAATGAAGATATATGCCATTATTACTgaagtagaccgggcgagttggccgtgtatttaagggtcgcgcagttgtgagcttgcatctgggagatagtgggttcaaaccccactgtcagcagctctgaagatggttttccgtggtttcccatttttacaccaggcaaatgctggggctgtaccttaattaaggccacggtcacttccttcccactcctaggccttccctgttccatcgtcaccgtaagacctatctgtgttggtgcgacgtaaagcaaaatagcaaaaaaaaaaaagtactgaagtagaagaaagaatttaaaaagaacCATGCAAGTGTTGTGTTTTATATGAAAGTCATGAGcatagtttctatttattttcagtACAAATGGCTCAAAAGTGGTAACTGAATCTTTCAATACTTGTACAGCTAATTTCTGAGAGGTATTTGTTTTGACACCAATGTCTTAATATCTCATTTGCTTCTTAATTAATTGTGCCCTTGCTCTACAGTAAATGTAAAGCCATGAATGTCAGTGGTATTGAAATCATACGACCCCTTATAGAAAGATGCTGTTGAGAGGTAATTTTATATTACTTTGTCATCCACCTCAGCTGGGTAGTTTCCAACTGTTGGGATCTGTTGTATTTAGGATTGCTATGGTTTTAAGAGGTGAATACAGGACATATCTGACAACAGCCATGTAACTACACAGAATATGTATGGAAACAAAATCTCTTTTTCATGAGCAGTAGAAAATTGAAGTACGCCGCCGAACAACGTTGTATGGCATATTTTCGATATTTTacaatacaggcaaaaacgtaaaatttaaaaaaaaatatatagttctTATATCAAGGAAGCAGGCATGTTACATCATCACAATACATATTAACATACAGATGTAAGATCATGTTACTAGAGGTAATAtcgagtaaattgtgttttttATATTTAGTCCGTTTTATGTCTTACAGAAGACTGTTAGTGCGGTTCCTCTGTTTTTGCACGAGATTATATGGTATCGGTCGCAATTTGACCCACGTAGCTTGCACTTGCACTTGTCTTCTGGGTTATGCTATTTCTCTGTTGTGCATAGTAGGTGGTGAAACCCACGGACCGCTACTCTCGTCATGATGTGTCGTAGGTCATATCTGGCTTCAGTCCAGTCCCTGTAGATCATCGCATCCATGGCAAAGAACTCCGGCCATATCTCTTGTTTCTTCTTGGTGAGTTCTCTTAGTAGATCTTTGTAGGCTTCAGTGGCTGGCAGGAGCCGGTCTAGGTGAAGTTCTTTTATGAAGAACTGTTCCTTTGCTAGCATGTAGGTGAGGCGTGGGGGTGTGTACATGGATAGACTAAGAAATCTTTTCAGGAAGCAagccttgactttttctatgtcTTCTAGATTTTTCTTGTTTAGGTTCTTCTATATCACCTCTAATCTGTAGGTTATAATTGGTGCGATCTTCAGGCGGAATATGGTCATCGCCGTTTCCAAAGATAGTTTTCTCAGATTCTTTATACTATTTGGTGCCACCCTGGCTGTTGAGGCACGTTCTCGGATGTGTAGGTCGCATGTGTCCCCTCAGCTTTGCAGCGTGATTCCTTTGAAGTTTGGTACGTTTCGCAGTGGATTTCCTTTATACAGGATGTTAAAAGAACAAGTTTCCAGCTTAATTTGTTCACATTACAGGTACAATTTCACATATCTAGTATGTAATCTTACGAAGGAAAACAGAACGTTCAGTCTGAAGTGAAGGAGATCATGTAAATTACAAGGTGTTCCACAATGTATTCAGTTTTGAAGTAAAACACTTCTTGGCACATTTTGGATAAATTTGTATTCCTTTACTAGACAACATTCTTTAAagttacatatgtaaaaattaactttaaataccgGCACAATAAATGTTTGGTATTGTTATGGTTTGGAATAACATCAAGTATTCATGCACCTTCAAACAATATATGTAGCTACCTACTAAGATTAATGAGAGGGCATATCCATTTATCTACGGACAGACATTTTCTTGTAACTATGGTACACAGAATGTTTCAACACCTCtcacatttaaaatattaaaactcGTTCTTAATATCGTAACTGCGATATTCCCCTGACATTTACACTTAAAAGATTTGAGATCATTTCTTCAGATACGAATATCTCAGTATTAAGATATCTAACACATAGAAAGCACGCCAACATACAAAAGTTATGTGGAGGCTTTCTAAGAGTCACAAGTATAAATTCCTATTTTAGTTCAATTCACATTGTCCTCACTTCAACTCATGTAGCCAACATACTGCATTCTTTCAA includes:
- the LOC136877481 gene encoding uncharacterized protein isoform X1 gives rise to the protein MDNSESGDDLGGAYLTVDSQNYMVQEELDDDPDAALTAENTDDSNQGGSDKPSFPLREQDRFLPIANIAKIMKRGIPEPGKIAKDARECVQECVSEFISFITSEASDRCHMEKRKTINGEDILFAMTNLGFDNYVEPLKLYLQKYRELQDVKEITDCFLLHCADDWVSLSIDSSIGNDSPDSFDLVPMIPLSVLKSWQPKQRNLLVNFMRKLLKKLLVLKLWQATS
- the LOC136877481 gene encoding nuclear transcription factor Y subunit beta isoform X2, which gives rise to MDNSESGDDLGGAYLTVDSQNYMVQEELDDDPDAALTAENTDDSNQGGSDKPSFPLREQDRFLPIANIAKIMKRGIPEPGKIAKDARECVQECVSEFISFITSEASDRCHMEKRKTINGEDILFAMTNLGFDNYVEPLKLYLQKYREAAKAEKPLGELYEEITEETFSAQAMAGNILTTDQNGQPETVIYTYPDQITPFQLT